A window of Desulfuromonas soudanensis genomic DNA:
GGCGTCGAAAAAGAGATGCGCCGCGCCATCCCGCTGCAGGGGACGGCCCTTCTGCTGGCGGCGATATTCTGGATTGCCGCGGCGTTTTGATCTGACTGGGGAATTTGCCGGAAAACTCTGACCCGGGACCGGGTCATAAAGGAGAGCAATGCGTTATCTGGAAGAGGTGAGCACCCTGAAGCTCGACCGGCAAGTCTGCATCGGCTGCGGACTCTGCGCCATGGTCTGCCCCCACGGAGTCTTTTCCGTCGAGGAGAAGAAGGCGCGCATCCTCGACCTCGACCGCTGCATGGAGTGCGGCGCCTGCGCCCGCAACTGCCCGGTCGCAGCTCTCGCCGTCAAGGCCGGTGTCGGCTGCGCCAGCGCCATCATCTACGGCTGGCTGACCGGCAAGGAGCCGAGCTGCGACTGCGGCGGCGAAAGCTGCTGCTGAGCCCCCTCCCTTCAGGCCTCGCGCACCAGGTCTTCGACCTGCAACCGGACATCATCAATATTGACCCGTACAACCGTCTCTCCTTCGCGCTCGCAGCGCACCAACCCTTCCTCGACCCATTCGAGTACCCGACTCTTCTCCACCCCATACTTGGAAGCGGCCGCTTCGGTGTCATACCATGTTTTGACAAGGGACATGCTGTACCTCCTTTTTCCTCGGGTAACCACGTTCTCTATCAAGTATAACCGGAAAGAGGCCGACCGC
This region includes:
- the hgcB gene encoding mercury methylation ferredoxin HgcB, with product MRYLEEVSTLKLDRQVCIGCGLCAMVCPHGVFSVEEKKARILDLDRCMECGACARNCPVAALAVKAGVGCASAIIYGWLTGKEPSCDCGGESCC